The Aspergillus fumigatus Af293 chromosome 7, whole genome shotgun sequence genome includes the window TGTCGAGGCGGTTCTCCACCACGCGTCCCGATATCTGGCTGGCCCGAACGGTGAGGCACGCCAGGGAGCATCGAATCCCCGTCGGTTCGGTCCAAGCGCCTCGCTTCTGGATGCAGCGCATAAGGATACCGGTGCTCGCGTGCTTGTCTCGGGGTCCGGATggggggtggtggaggtcCATGATCGGTATGCTTCATTTCGTTGACAGTGCAGTGGCCGCCGCTAACAATGACTACCGTAGAACCTCGCCTCTCCTGACCAAAAAGGTGCAGGAGAAAGTGCTCATCCTTCATCCTGTAACAAGCCTAGACGACGCTATTGACCTGAGCAACTCGTAGGgcgctcttctttccctaGTCTTTACTCTCGCTGACGGTCTTCAGGAGCGGCCCACTGGCAGCGACATACGCGTTTGGCAGCGCCTCTGCAGCCAAGTACATCACCCAGTTCATCGACGCCGCCGTCTCGTGGATTAACCACGTCCCCGTCGACATGCTCAGTACGTCCTCTTTCCCGTTCCCTTCCACTCAGCTAACAGACTCAGTCGGCCCGGCCTACCCCATCAACACGGCTCCCAGCACCGAAACCCGCTACACGCCCGCTCTTTTTCAGGTCCCCCGTCCTCAGTTCGTCACCGAAGCAAACACCTCCGCCTTGGTGAGAAGTATTCTCGACCCCTCGGACGCCACGAGATCAGCTACCGCCTGGCGCGAGGCCCTTGCCCCCCTGCCATCTACCGGCCAGCGCCCCGGCCGAAGAATCGGATTCTTCGAGCAAGGGTTAATCACTGGTGGGGTAATTACCCTTGCGACGTTGATAGCGACGGTGTCGACTGTGGGGTGGTATACCTTTACGTATGTGAGGAGGTTGCGTGCTTAGATTTAGCTGGGTACTGTGCAGTAAACTTCGTGAATTCTTTTGGTCCTCAGTATATGACGCTTTTATCTTCAGAAACAATCTTCATTCTACCTCCAATTCTCAGTTGTTTGTGGACGATAATGGACTGGACGGCCTTCACAATATATCCTTTCGCACAAGCATGTCAGGAGGTTAATTCCCACATGATAGGGAGCAAATTTCTTCCTCTGAAAATAGCCATAACTTATCCGAGAAATTATGATAGGTGGAAGGGCTACAAAATTGAAGCGGATGATGACTCTGACAGCCCTGACCGACAAGTACCTGGCTGTCAAGACTTACGGATCTAGTGCCAATTGGAATTTAACTGTAATTCACCGACTGCGGGATTATATACTCAATGAACAACTGCATCACAACTAGACAGCAATGTCTTTGGACCACGACCCCAGAGTAAACTGCGAATTACACATGTTGGTCAGTTCCCAACTCTCCGCCCCCAGGACCGCCGGCGACCCCGTATCCTCGAAATCGCCCATCGCTCCGGCCACAAACATTGCCGCCATAAAGTGGTCGTCCGTGGCATGCGCATCCCGGTACTGGGGATGCTTCATCAAGCGGGTCATGGCGCGCCGCAGCGCCGGCCCCGAGGTCTTCGTGATGACGTCCTCGACCGCCTGGCGGAACTCCAGCGCCCACTCCTCCGGCGGCGTCTCCATGGCGAAATTATCCCGGAAGCGCAGCATGGGGGCCCAGCGGTTGCGGTAGAGATTGTGGACGGCGCCGCCGGtgccgatgaggagatagTTCTCGTAGCGGAGGGGCCGCAGTGTCGCGCCGACCTTCATATGGTAGTGGGGGTCGTAGCGGGCGTTCATCGAGATGATGGTCGTCGGGGGACACCCCTTGGGGAACATGTGGATGAGGATCAGGTAGACATCGTGGATCCAGTCGAAGGTCGGGTTGCCGCTGGCGTTGAAGCCTGCCTTGGTGAGCATGTCAATGCATCGGTGGGCCGTCTCGAGGTCGGGGTTCAACTTGTAGTTGATGTATTTGTCCGGGTGGACGTAGGCGACGGGCGACTTGTCCGGGTTCGGGTTGGTTGCGACCTCGATCTTGTCGCCGAGACAGTCCCAGTGTGCGCCCTGGCCGGTCAGTTGTCGTCACGAGTTGAATTCTCATGAGTTCACTGACCATGATGATCACGCCTTTGATGTTGTGAGCCAGTGCTTCCTCACCAGTCTTCCTCCAGTAGTCTGCCGACTCGGATTTTTCTCCCAGCATCATGGTCGAGCCATGGGAGAAGAAATGAACGGGTGTGAGGCCTATCTTGTCACCTATCATTCTGCGAATGCCGTCTAGAGAGCCTACATACCCATGTTTTGCGTTGTTGTAACTGTTATGTCTTATACCGCGACTATAATAGGCAGCCTGCGAGGTTCTGGTCAAGCATTATCGACTGCAGAAAAGTACAGAACATCCTCTCGCAAAGATGATCTAGCGGCATTATTATCCGGCACAACTTCTGTCTAGAATCTGCTCCCCTTGTTTCCGGACATCGTGGCTGCGGTGGTCTCTGGACGCAGAGCGGTTCGGGTATGCGCCTCCACATCCCGACGCTCCTCCgcatctccgcatctccaCATCTGGCGGACTTTGGCGGCCATGAACAATGTGGACTGGATATCTTTACCATGATTACACGCCACCATTCCATTGAAGCATGGCCCAGGAGGGGTATCGAGTGAATGAATATTCCTATTATATGGTCCTTCGAAACCGTACTATTTATTGTTTGAGTCCCTTCTATACAGCCATTTGAATCATTCGAATCCCCACTGAATCATGATTGATTATCTGATTGAGATTCACCGATAGGATCTGTGAGATTAGTGGCAATAGGTAATCCATGCGGCGAACAGTACATCTTCAACGGTCCACATTGTACGGGATAAGTCCAGTCCGCCATATCCGCGTTGACTAAGGCGGGCCCAGTCGAGAACATCTGAATGACCAACCTCTGCACCATGACTCGCAGTGACTATAATCCTACCAATTGCACTGCTGGACGCTGGCAGTGTGTGAAGAGTGAAGTGCTCCAAGGGTGAAGTAGAGTATTGAACTGCGTGTGCCATGGGATCTTTACAACCAGCCGGACCAGCATGGGCATCCATCCACTCTACTGATCAAACGAGTATAGCCCCAGTTTCTTTCCAGCTGGGAAGCGAATGGGATTGGAGTGCCGCCTGCATTACTGTGCTCCGTAAGAGAACCATGACCATGGACCTGTAGTGTCGCCACAAAGTCAAAGTCACAACAGTTAGAGTGAGCCTCACGTAAACTTTGGCCATGGCGTCGGCCAattctgcttctgcttccccGCAAACTCGGCATTTTAGCTTCATCCACCCCAGACTCCCAGACTTGGCCGGTTTTCCGCGTTTCTCCTCGTTCATCCTCAGCTACTCACAGCTGCACATCCTaattttctccttctgcctGACGATATCGATGTCCCCGACCAATTCCTCTTTAAGTAGAGTGTTTCAAACGATTCATGAAGCTTCGCCATGGCGACTGACTCCCCGCTCCCCATTCTCGCCACCTCTCCCCCCAGCTCCCTTGCCGGACAGCGCGACGGCTATTTCCAGTGTGGTTCCTGCGCAAAAAGATACAATCGAGCCGACCACCTAATCCGACATGTTCGAACCCGTTAGTTCTTTTCATATAGACAATGCTGTCAATGCTGCCGGCTAACTCCCCGTAGATACCCGTGAGAAGCCATATGTATGTGACGTCTGCAACAAAGGCTTCGCCAGGCCGTGAGTGACCTCTGGAACCATTTCTGCCCcaacagaaaaaaaaaaaaaaagtcgCAGCAAACTTATGTTGACGAGACTGAATCTGTTGCAGGGACCTGATGAAGCGACACGCGGCCGGTCATATTCACCCACGCGACACCAAACGAAGGCGCCTCTCCTCCTATCCCAAGAATGGTCGTGTGTCGCAGGCCTGTAAGACCTGCGCTGCATCGAAACTCAAGTGCGATGACGAGAAGCCCTGTCGCCGATGTCAGGAAAAGAATCTGGTCTGCCATTGGGCGCAGGGGGTCAGTTCGATCGACGGatcccctccatcccaaCGTCAAGGTGGGTGCGAGAGGACTCAGTTGGCCAGGCCCACCAGCTAAGGGAATCAAATACAGTATGTGAAAGCGACCAGGCGCCACATCTCCCGATCGACGGGCAAATCAAGCCCGGTCCACCCCAGATGGCCAGTCCCAATGCGCAGATGGACAATTACCTCCCTGCGGGGCTTCAATCAGGGCTGCCTACGATGGATAGCGACAGCGGCGTGTTCAGCGTCGACGGAACCTTCTTTCCCGACTTTATCCCGGACTCACTGATCCCGTC containing:
- a CDS encoding DODA-type extradiol aromatic ring-opening family dioxygenase; this translates as MVACNHGKDIQSTLFMAAKVRQMWRCGDAEERRDVEAHTRTALRPETTAATIYNNAKHGYVGSLDGIRRMIGDKIGLTPVHFFSHGSTMMLGEKSESADYWRKTGEEALAHNIKGVIIMGAHWDCLGDKIEVATNPNPDKSPVAYVHPDKYINYKLNPDLETAHRCIDMLTKAGFNASGNPTFDWIHDVYLILIHMFPKGCPPTTIISMNARYDPHYHMKVGATLRPLRYENYLLIGTGGAVHNLYRNRWAPMLRFRDNFAMETPPEEWALEFRQAVEDVITKTSGPALRRAMTRLMKHPQYRDAHATDDHFMAAMFVAGAMGDFEDTGSPAVLGAESWELTNMCNSQFTLGSWSKDIAV